A region of Ferruginibacter albus DNA encodes the following proteins:
- a CDS encoding rhomboid family intramembrane serine protease → MAYSNNGNSIQRTTPIVFNLILINVLVYLAQKIVTGIDITGLGALHYYKSPLFKPYQLVTNMFLHAPNQIFHILFNMFSLWMFGSILERFWGSKRFLIFYLICGLGASLIIELSVPFSAQQFAKTLDAIPAGVSQADIIEAYKTQYSSIGASGAIMGLLAAFAYLFPNTELFIWFIPIPVKAKFFVPIYMVIELFQGVHQFKGDDVGHFAHLGGALVGFLLVLYWNKANRKTFY, encoded by the coding sequence ATGGCATATTCTAACAACGGAAATTCTATTCAACGTACCACACCTATTGTGTTTAATCTTATCCTTATTAATGTGCTGGTTTACCTGGCGCAAAAGATTGTAACGGGTATAGACATAACTGGTTTAGGAGCCTTGCATTATTATAAATCTCCTTTATTTAAGCCGTACCAGCTTGTTACAAATATGTTTTTGCATGCACCCAATCAAATTTTTCATATCCTTTTCAACATGTTCTCACTCTGGATGTTTGGAAGCATATTAGAGCGCTTCTGGGGCTCAAAAAGATTTCTTATTTTTTATCTTATATGCGGACTTGGTGCCAGCTTAATTATAGAATTATCTGTTCCGTTCAGCGCCCAGCAATTTGCAAAAACACTGGACGCTATTCCCGCCGGGGTTTCGCAAGCAGATATAATAGAAGCTTATAAAACACAATATTCATCCATTGGTGCATCCGGGGCTATAATGGGATTGTTGGCGGCATTTGCTTATTTATTTCCCAATACTGAACTTTTTATATGGTTTATTCCTATCCCCGTTAAAGCTAAATTCTTTGTTCCTATATATATGGTCATTGAATTATTCCAGGGTGTGCATCAATTCAAAGGCGATGATGTGGGCCATTTTGCACATTTAGGCGGTGCATTAGTGGGCTTTTTATTGGTATTATATTGGAACAAAGCCAATAGAAAAACGTTTTATTAA